A portion of the Flavobacterium magnum genome contains these proteins:
- a CDS encoding TraR/DksA family transcriptional regulator codes for MVDEVARYSDADLAEFKEIILKKIQKAQADLDLIKSAYMNDLNNGTDDTSPTFKAFEEGSETMSKEANSQLAIRQEKFIRDLKNALFRVENKTYGVCKVTGKLIGKERLKIVPHATMSIEAKNLQR; via the coding sequence ATGGTAGATGAAGTTGCCCGATACTCTGACGCGGACCTCGCAGAGTTCAAAGAAATTATCCTGAAAAAAATACAGAAAGCACAGGCAGACCTTGACCTTATAAAAAGTGCCTACATGAACGACCTCAATAATGGTACTGATGATACCTCCCCAACATTCAAGGCTTTTGAGGAAGGCAGCGAAACCATGTCAAAAGAAGCGAATTCCCAATTGGCGATCCGTCAGGAGAAATTCATCCGCGACCTGAAAAATGCGCTTTTCCGTGTCGAGAACAAAACCTATGGCGTATGTAAAGTCACCGGCAAACTGATCGGGAAGGAAAGGCTGAAAATCGTGCCGCATGCGACGATGAGCATTGAAGCCAAAAACCTGCAGCGGTAG
- the uvrC gene encoding excinuclease ABC subunit UvrC, whose product MTPELSLQIQTLPDKPGVYQYYDKEGKLLYVGKAKNLKKRVSSYFNKVHDTAKTNVMVRKIVTIRHIVVASESDALLLENNLIKKHQPRFNVLMRDDKTYPWICIKKEPFSRIFPTRRMIKDGSEYFGPYTSFKTVHTILDLIKELYPLRTCNYDLREENIEKGKFKVCLEFHIGNCKGPCEAHETLENYQKHVDAIRQILKGNFKESLREFYKSMKSCAAEMRFEEAQKIKEKIEVLENYQSRSMVANVKVTNVDVFSIISDEAVAYVNFLQISHGSVIRSHTLEIRKKLEEPDEELLALAVVELRERFNLLTREIILPFDIDLGENIKVTVPQLGDKKQLLELSERNARYYRLDQLKQLQIVDPDRHTTRIMAQMQKDLRLNVEPRHIECFDNSNIQGSNPVAACVVFKDGKPSKKDYRHFNIKTVEGPNDFASMEEVVYRRYKRLLDENEPLPQLIIIDGGKGQLSSALKSIDALGLRGKVAIIGIAKRLEELFYPGDNVPLYLDKKSETLKVIQHLRNEAHRFGITFHRDKRSKSALNSSVESIPGIGEKTMIVLMKHFKSVKRLKLASEKEISEVVGVSKAKKITDFYNSKTT is encoded by the coding sequence ATGACTCCTGAATTAAGCCTGCAGATCCAAACCCTGCCCGACAAACCCGGGGTGTACCAGTATTACGACAAGGAAGGGAAACTGCTGTATGTGGGCAAGGCCAAAAACCTGAAGAAACGGGTATCATCCTATTTCAATAAAGTGCATGATACGGCGAAGACCAATGTGATGGTGCGGAAAATCGTTACCATCAGGCACATTGTCGTCGCTTCGGAAAGTGATGCGCTGCTGCTCGAAAACAACCTGATCAAGAAGCACCAGCCGCGGTTTAATGTGTTGATGCGCGACGACAAGACCTATCCGTGGATCTGTATCAAGAAAGAACCCTTTTCGCGTATTTTTCCCACGCGCAGGATGATTAAGGACGGCTCGGAATATTTCGGCCCATACACCAGTTTCAAGACTGTCCATACGATACTGGACCTGATTAAGGAACTCTACCCGCTGCGAACGTGCAACTATGATTTAAGGGAAGAAAATATAGAAAAAGGAAAATTCAAAGTCTGCCTTGAGTTTCACATCGGCAATTGCAAAGGCCCTTGTGAAGCGCATGAAACATTGGAAAATTACCAAAAACATGTGGATGCCATCCGGCAGATCCTCAAAGGCAATTTTAAGGAAAGCCTGCGCGAATTTTACAAATCAATGAAATCCTGTGCCGCCGAAATGCGTTTTGAGGAAGCGCAGAAAATCAAGGAAAAAATCGAGGTGCTGGAAAACTACCAGTCACGCTCGATGGTCGCTAACGTCAAGGTGACCAATGTGGATGTGTTTTCCATCATTTCAGACGAAGCCGTAGCTTACGTGAACTTCCTGCAGATTTCGCACGGGTCGGTCATCCGGTCACACACCCTCGAGATCAGGAAAAAACTCGAGGAACCGGATGAAGAGCTGCTCGCGCTGGCGGTGGTCGAACTGCGTGAGCGGTTTAACCTGCTGACCAGGGAAATCATCCTGCCGTTTGATATCGATCTGGGCGAAAACATCAAAGTCACCGTACCGCAACTCGGCGATAAGAAGCAATTGCTCGAACTTTCCGAACGCAACGCCCGTTACTACCGCCTCGATCAGTTGAAGCAGCTGCAGATTGTCGATCCGGACCGGCATACCACCCGCATCATGGCGCAGATGCAAAAAGACCTGCGCCTCAATGTAGAGCCGCGCCACATTGAGTGCTTTGACAACTCCAATATCCAGGGCAGCAACCCAGTGGCGGCCTGCGTGGTATTTAAGGACGGCAAGCCCAGCAAGAAGGACTACCGGCACTTCAACATCAAGACCGTAGAAGGGCCGAATGATTTTGCTTCGATGGAGGAAGTGGTCTACCGACGCTACAAAAGGCTTCTCGACGAAAACGAACCGTTGCCGCAACTGATCATCATAGACGGCGGGAAAGGACAGCTTTCGTCAGCATTGAAAAGTATCGATGCACTCGGCCTTCGCGGAAAGGTAGCGATCATCGGAATCGCCAAGCGCCTGGAAGAGTTGTTTTACCCCGGCGACAATGTGCCGCTGTACCTGGACAAAAAATCCGAAACACTCAAAGTCATCCAGCACCTGCGCAACGAGGCGCACCGCTTCGGGATTACCTTCCACCGCGACAAACGAAGCAAATCAGCGTTGAATTCGTCGGTGGAATCCATTCCCGGCATCGGTGAAAAGACCATGATTGTGCTGATGAAGCATTTCAAGTCGGTCAAAAGGCTGAAACTGGCTTCGGAAAAAGAAATTTCGGAAGTTGTCGGTGTATCGAAAGCGAAAAAAATTACCGACTTTTACAATTCGAAAACAACCTAA
- a CDS encoding 5-formyltetrahydrofolate cyclo-ligase produces MNKKQLRLHYKALRATLTGTAVEDGSIAMANRLLHLPIWDKVYFHVFLPMASHNEPDTEPILHLLAGRDKDIVVSRSDFTTGEMTHFLLTDNTRFRINGYGIPEPVDGIEVQPEKIDVVFVPLLAFDASGNRVGYGKGFYDRFLSGCRPETIKIGLSFFEAAGPWDDVFESDVKLDYCVTPERIYHFNPGTENC; encoded by the coding sequence ATGAACAAAAAGCAACTTCGCCTTCATTACAAAGCGTTGAGGGCCACCCTGACCGGGACAGCGGTTGAAGACGGCAGCATTGCGATGGCAAACCGGTTGCTGCACCTTCCGATTTGGGATAAGGTATATTTCCATGTGTTCCTTCCGATGGCATCGCATAACGAACCCGATACTGAGCCGATACTGCATTTACTGGCCGGCAGAGATAAAGATATTGTCGTGTCCAGAAGCGATTTCACTACGGGTGAAATGACCCATTTCCTGTTGACGGACAATACGAGGTTCCGTATAAATGGCTACGGCATTCCTGAGCCCGTTGACGGCATCGAAGTGCAGCCTGAAAAAATTGATGTGGTATTCGTGCCGTTGCTGGCATTTGACGCTTCAGGAAACCGGGTAGGGTATGGGAAAGGCTTTTACGACAGGTTCCTTTCGGGGTGCCGGCCTGAGACCATTAAGATTGGTTTGTCCTTTTTTGAAGCGGCCGGGCCATGGGACGATGTTTTCGAAAGCGACGTAAAGCTGGATTATTGCGTCACACCCGAAAGGATTTATCATTTTAATCCAGGCACTGAGAACTGCTGA
- a CDS encoding patatin-like phospholipase family protein: MKNIALLVMMLCASLASFSQEQHQDPRPKVGLVLSGGGAKGFAHIGVLKVLEEAGIKIDYIGGTSMGAVVGGLYASGYNATQIDSIFSCTDFDELLKDYIPRSSKNFFGKRNDELYALQLPFNKFRIGIPTALSKGMYNYNLLARLTDNVRHIRNFAELPIPFVCVATDIETGQEVILKNGYLAQAMQASSAFPSLFSPVELDGRLLIDGGVTNNYPIEEVRKMGADIIIGVDVQDDLKDRKSLKDATRILVQISNLQMIEKMKQKVKSTDIYIKPDIADFSVISFDEGRDIIKRGEEATFAVYEKIKSLADAQHPYKRPDIRHGNDSISVFKITTNKLDNYTRAYIIGKLNFKPDSKISYANLRNGINALSATENFSAIGYSLEKNGDRDDLKLQLTENETRTYLKFGLHYDGLFKSGILINFTNKKTFLKNDVLSADLILGDNLRYNFDYYIDNGFYWSFGLKLKYNHFNRNSLIDFHDGQLLELLHINSLNISFSDFTNQAYLQTIFAQKFLIGAGIEYKALKIRSETLGNTAPTFEKSDYTSAFGYLKYDSYDNKYFPSRGWYFCGDFQSYLYSTDYTDAFEPFSIAKGNFGIAQTLFPRTTVRVETEGGFAIGERSIDFFNFILGGYGFNELDNIRPFYGYDFLSLTADSYIKTAFTLDYEFFKKHHFNVTANYANLGDKLFQDTEWITKPRYTGYAVGYGLETIIGPIEVKYSWSPELAKGFTWFSVGFWF, from the coding sequence ATGAAAAACATTGCTCTGTTGGTCATGATGTTATGTGCATCGCTGGCTTCTTTTTCACAAGAGCAACATCAGGATCCGCGGCCCAAGGTGGGGCTGGTCCTGAGTGGTGGTGGCGCCAAAGGTTTTGCACACATCGGCGTATTGAAGGTGCTCGAGGAAGCGGGGATCAAGATCGACTACATCGGCGGTACGAGCATGGGTGCCGTGGTCGGCGGACTGTATGCTTCCGGCTATAACGCGACGCAAATCGATTCGATTTTCAGCTGTACTGATTTTGACGAACTGCTTAAAGATTATATCCCAAGGTCATCGAAAAACTTTTTCGGCAAGCGCAATGACGAGTTGTATGCGCTGCAACTGCCCTTCAACAAGTTTCGCATCGGTATACCCACCGCACTTTCCAAAGGCATGTACAATTACAACCTGCTGGCGAGGCTGACCGACAACGTGCGCCACATCCGGAATTTCGCCGAACTCCCCATCCCGTTCGTCTGCGTGGCCACCGACATTGAAACCGGGCAGGAAGTCATACTGAAAAATGGCTATCTCGCGCAGGCCATGCAGGCCAGTTCGGCATTTCCGAGCCTGTTTTCACCGGTCGAACTTGACGGACGGCTGCTGATTGATGGCGGAGTGACCAACAATTACCCGATTGAGGAGGTACGAAAAATGGGCGCCGACATCATTATTGGGGTTGACGTGCAGGACGACCTCAAAGACCGCAAATCACTTAAGGACGCCACGCGCATCCTTGTTCAGATCTCGAACCTGCAGATGATTGAAAAGATGAAACAGAAAGTGAAGTCGACCGATATTTACATCAAGCCGGACATCGCGGATTTTTCGGTGATTTCCTTTGATGAAGGCAGAGACATCATCAAACGCGGCGAGGAAGCGACTTTTGCGGTATATGAGAAAATCAAGTCGCTCGCCGATGCACAGCATCCGTACAAAAGGCCGGACATCAGGCACGGCAATGACAGCATTTCGGTTTTTAAGATTACGACCAATAAACTGGACAACTACACACGCGCCTACATCATCGGAAAACTGAATTTCAAGCCGGATTCAAAAATCTCATATGCCAATCTTCGCAATGGCATCAATGCTTTGAGCGCGACTGAAAACTTCAGCGCGATAGGATATTCGCTCGAAAAAAACGGCGACCGCGACGACCTTAAATTACAGCTTACTGAAAACGAGACCCGCACCTACCTGAAATTCGGGCTACACTACGACGGCTTGTTCAAGAGCGGCATCCTGATTAATTTCACCAACAAAAAGACATTCCTGAAAAATGACGTGCTCTCCGCAGACCTGATCCTGGGAGACAACCTGCGCTACAATTTTGACTATTATATCGACAATGGTTTTTACTGGAGCTTCGGACTCAAGCTCAAGTACAATCATTTCAACCGCAACAGCCTGATTGACTTTCATGACGGGCAGCTGCTCGAACTGCTGCACATCAACTCGCTGAACATCAGTTTTTCTGACTTTACCAACCAGGCTTACTTGCAGACGATTTTTGCACAAAAATTCCTTATCGGCGCCGGTATTGAATACAAGGCGCTGAAAATCCGTTCGGAGACGCTCGGCAATACCGCACCCACTTTTGAAAAAAGCGATTATACGAGCGCATTCGGTTACCTCAAATACGATTCGTACGACAATAAATATTTCCCGAGCCGTGGCTGGTACTTTTGCGGTGACTTCCAGTCTTACCTGTATTCCACAGATTATACTGATGCGTTTGAGCCGTTTTCGATTGCCAAAGGAAACTTCGGTATAGCGCAGACCTTATTCCCAAGAACCACAGTACGCGTGGAGACTGAAGGCGGCTTTGCGATAGGTGAACGGAGCATTGACTTTTTCAATTTTATCCTGGGCGGATACGGCTTCAATGAGCTCGACAACATCCGGCCTTTCTATGGTTATGATTTCCTGAGCCTGACTGCCGACAGTTATATCAAGACCGCATTCACGCTTGACTATGAATTCTTCAAGAAGCACCATTTTAATGTGACTGCAAATTATGCAAACCTGGGCGACAAATTGTTCCAGGACACAGAATGGATCACCAAACCGCGTTACACCGGCTACGCTGTCGGTTACGGGCTTGAAACGATTATCGGACCGATTGAGGTAAAGTACAGCTGGTCGCCTGAATTGGCGAAAGGCTTTACGTGGTTCAGCGTGGGCTTTTGGTTCTAG
- the recO gene encoding DNA repair protein RecO translates to MNVKTRAIVISAVRYQDKNLIVKCFTESDGLKSYFVRSAFSSSRNNHKIAYFQPMSILEIEATHRNKGTLEHFREIRLATHYQSIPGHVSKAAITLFVSEMLHHAIHEHEKNAALFEFLLTAMEWLDNHDEIANFHLILLLEITKFLGFYPDVTQVSLPFFDVSEGVFNEAGGLNSLPESETVLLRKLLSLRFHDGHKAFHVSERQTLLRILVDYYALHLDGFRKPKSLEVLRAVFS, encoded by the coding sequence ATGAACGTTAAAACCCGCGCCATTGTCATTTCCGCTGTCAGATACCAGGACAAAAACCTGATTGTAAAATGCTTTACGGAATCGGACGGGCTCAAGTCCTATTTTGTACGCTCCGCTTTTTCGTCGTCCAGGAACAACCACAAAATCGCCTATTTCCAGCCGATGAGCATACTGGAAATCGAAGCCACGCACAGGAACAAAGGCACGCTCGAACATTTCCGGGAGATACGGCTCGCAACCCATTATCAATCGATTCCGGGCCATGTCTCGAAAGCCGCGATCACGCTTTTTGTGTCAGAGATGCTGCACCATGCTATCCACGAACACGAAAAAAACGCGGCGCTTTTCGAATTCCTGCTCACGGCGATGGAATGGCTCGACAACCATGATGAAATCGCCAACTTCCATTTGATCCTGCTTCTCGAAATCACAAAATTCCTGGGCTTTTATCCCGATGTTACCCAGGTCTCTCTGCCGTTTTTCGACGTTTCCGAAGGCGTCTTCAATGAGGCCGGCGGACTAAACTCGCTTCCTGAATCTGAAACCGTACTGCTCCGGAAACTCCTTTCGCTGCGTTTTCACGACGGCCACAAGGCCTTTCATGTCTCAGAACGGCAAACCCTGCTGCGCATCCTGGTCGATTATTACGCCCTGCACCTTGATGGCTTCAGGAAACCGAAGTCCCTCGAGGTTTTGCGCGCCGTTTTTAGTTGA
- the ileS gene encoding isoleucine--tRNA ligase, producing the protein MSTKFTEYKGLDLPTVASEVLDFWKRENIFEKSVTTREGHEPFVFFEGPPSANGLPGIHHVMARAIKDIFCRYKTQKGYQVKRKAGWDTHGLPVELGTEKELGITKEDIGKTISIEDYNEACKRTVMRYTDVWNDLTEKMGYWVDMEDPYVTYKSKYMESVWWLLKQIYDKGLMYKGYTIQPYSPKSGTGLSSHEVNQPGAYRDVTDTTIVAQFKTKPETLPAFLQGFGDVHILAWTTTPWTLPSNTALTVGPDIDYVLVKTLNQYTFEPINVVLAKNLVGKQFGKGFSESSDPADFTNYRAGDKQIPYSVLAEAKGKDLVGIRYEQLLPFALPYQNPENAFRVISGDFVTTEDGTGIVHTAPTFGADDAKVAKEATPEVPPMLVLDEYGNAVPLVDLQGKFTSHVGPYAGKYVKNEYYDAGTAPDKSVDVEIAIQLKEENKAFKVEKYVHSYPHSWRTDEPLLYYPLDSWFIKITDVRDRMFDLNDTINWKPKATGEGRFGNWLKNANDWNLSRSRYWGIPLPIWRTEDKQEEILIGSVEELYNEIEKSIAAGFQKENPFKGFEIGNMSEANYDSVDLHKNVVDAITLVSPSGKPMTRETDLIDVWFDSGAMPYAQWHYPFENKEKIDGNTDFPADFIAEGVDQTRGWFYTLHAIGTLVFDKIAYKNVVSNGLVLDKNGQKMSKRLGNATDPFETIKEYGADATRWYMISNANPWDNLKFDIDGIAEVRRKFFGTLYNTYSFFALYANIDGFRYAEAEIPLEERPEIDQWIISELNTLIKDVDGFYADYEPTKAARAISDFVQENLSNWYVRLCRRRFWKGDYAQDKIAAYQTLYNCLVSVARLSAPIAPFFMDRLYTDLTKATATEGFESVHLAEFPRFVENFVNKTLESKMEKAQTISSLVLSLRKKEMIKVRQPLQKVMIPILDAKQKEQIEAISDLIKAEVNVKEIDLLDDASGILVKQIKPNFKALGPRFGKDMGLISKEIQSFTQEQIGQLDKDGTLTLVISGNTITLTLEDVEITSQDIEGWLVANANGITVALDITITPELRNEGIARELVNRIQNLRKDSGFEVTDKIRVQLESGNEMLREAVQVNADYIKSETLTETISFMESLPSGTEIAFDDIETKILISK; encoded by the coding sequence ATGAGTACGAAATTTACGGAATACAAAGGACTTGACCTGCCCACAGTGGCGTCAGAAGTCCTTGATTTCTGGAAGAGAGAAAATATATTCGAAAAGAGCGTCACCACACGTGAAGGACACGAACCGTTTGTCTTTTTCGAAGGCCCGCCGTCCGCAAACGGCCTACCCGGAATCCACCACGTAATGGCGCGTGCCATTAAGGACATCTTCTGCCGCTATAAAACCCAAAAAGGATATCAGGTGAAACGCAAAGCGGGATGGGATACACACGGCTTGCCCGTAGAATTGGGTACTGAAAAAGAACTCGGGATTACGAAGGAAGACATCGGGAAAACCATTTCCATTGAAGACTATAACGAAGCCTGCAAACGCACCGTGATGCGCTATACCGATGTGTGGAACGACCTTACTGAAAAAATGGGCTACTGGGTCGATATGGAAGATCCTTACGTGACCTACAAATCGAAATACATGGAATCGGTGTGGTGGTTGTTGAAGCAGATTTACGACAAGGGATTGATGTATAAAGGCTACACCATCCAGCCATACTCTCCAAAATCCGGAACGGGACTGTCTTCGCACGAAGTCAACCAGCCCGGGGCTTACCGTGATGTTACTGATACTACAATTGTGGCGCAGTTTAAGACGAAGCCTGAAACACTCCCAGCATTTCTGCAGGGTTTTGGCGATGTCCATATTTTAGCCTGGACGACCACGCCATGGACATTGCCTTCAAATACCGCTTTGACGGTCGGGCCGGACATTGATTACGTTTTGGTAAAGACATTGAATCAATATACTTTTGAGCCTATAAATGTCGTATTGGCCAAGAATCTCGTTGGAAAACAGTTCGGAAAAGGGTTTTCGGAAAGCAGCGATCCGGCCGATTTCACAAATTACAGGGCCGGCGACAAACAGATTCCATATTCCGTTCTGGCAGAAGCCAAAGGAAAAGACCTCGTCGGCATCCGCTACGAACAATTGCTGCCTTTTGCCCTACCATACCAAAACCCGGAAAACGCTTTCCGCGTCATTTCAGGTGACTTCGTAACCACGGAAGATGGAACCGGAATCGTACACACGGCACCGACATTCGGCGCCGATGATGCGAAGGTGGCCAAAGAAGCCACACCGGAAGTCCCGCCAATGCTCGTATTGGACGAATATGGGAATGCCGTTCCTTTGGTAGACCTGCAGGGAAAATTCACCTCACACGTTGGACCTTATGCAGGCAAATATGTGAAAAATGAATATTACGACGCCGGCACAGCGCCTGACAAATCGGTGGATGTTGAAATCGCGATCCAGTTAAAGGAGGAAAATAAAGCCTTTAAGGTGGAGAAATACGTACACAGTTACCCGCATTCCTGGCGCACTGATGAGCCGCTTTTGTATTATCCCTTGGATTCCTGGTTCATCAAAATCACAGACGTGCGTGATCGTATGTTCGACCTCAACGACACCATCAACTGGAAGCCTAAAGCCACCGGAGAAGGCCGTTTCGGGAACTGGCTCAAGAATGCCAATGACTGGAACCTTTCGCGTTCACGGTATTGGGGAATCCCTTTGCCGATCTGGCGTACGGAAGACAAACAGGAAGAAATCCTGATCGGTTCAGTGGAGGAACTGTACAATGAAATCGAAAAATCAATCGCGGCAGGGTTCCAGAAGGAAAATCCATTCAAAGGCTTTGAGATCGGGAACATGTCTGAAGCCAATTATGATTCGGTGGACCTGCATAAAAATGTTGTTGACGCCATTACGCTTGTTTCGCCTTCGGGAAAACCGATGACGCGCGAAACGGATCTGATCGACGTCTGGTTCGATTCGGGCGCCATGCCTTACGCCCAATGGCATTATCCATTTGAAAACAAGGAAAAAATCGACGGAAATACAGACTTTCCCGCTGATTTTATTGCCGAAGGTGTCGACCAGACCCGTGGATGGTTCTACACCCTACACGCTATCGGCACTTTGGTTTTTGATAAAATCGCTTATAAGAATGTGGTTTCCAACGGACTGGTACTCGACAAAAACGGACAGAAAATGTCAAAACGCCTCGGCAACGCCACCGATCCGTTTGAAACCATAAAAGAGTACGGCGCCGATGCCACCCGCTGGTACATGATTTCAAACGCCAACCCATGGGACAACCTCAAGTTTGATATCGATGGCATTGCTGAAGTACGCCGCAAATTCTTCGGCACCTTATACAACACGTATTCGTTCTTCGCCCTGTATGCAAATATCGACGGGTTCCGCTATGCGGAAGCCGAAATACCGCTGGAGGAGCGGCCTGAAATCGACCAATGGATCATCTCTGAGCTGAATACACTGATCAAGGACGTGGACGGTTTTTATGCTGATTACGAGCCGACAAAAGCCGCACGTGCCATTTCCGACTTCGTTCAGGAAAACCTGAGCAACTGGTATGTGCGTTTGTGCCGCCGCAGATTTTGGAAAGGGGATTACGCCCAGGACAAGATTGCTGCTTACCAGACGTTATACAACTGCCTGGTATCCGTAGCAAGACTCAGCGCCCCGATTGCACCGTTTTTCATGGACCGGCTGTATACTGACCTTACCAAAGCGACAGCAACAGAGGGTTTTGAGTCGGTGCATCTGGCTGAATTTCCGCGATTCGTTGAAAACTTTGTTAATAAAACGTTAGAGAGCAAAATGGAGAAGGCGCAAACCATCTCCTCATTGGTTTTATCACTGCGTAAAAAGGAAATGATTAAGGTTCGCCAACCGCTGCAAAAGGTAATGATTCCAATACTTGACGCCAAACAAAAGGAGCAGATCGAGGCCATTTCAGACCTGATAAAAGCCGAAGTGAACGTAAAGGAAATCGATTTGCTCGACGATGCATCAGGGATTCTGGTGAAGCAGATTAAGCCTAATTTCAAGGCTTTGGGTCCTCGTTTCGGAAAGGATATGGGTCTGATTTCCAAAGAGATACAATCGTTCACGCAGGAGCAGATTGGCCAGCTCGATAAAGACGGTACGCTGACGCTTGTTATTTCAGGAAATACTATAACTTTAACATTAGAAGACGTAGAGATTACGTCCCAGGATATCGAAGGATGGCTGGTGGCCAACGCCAACGGGATTACAGTCGCGCTGGACATTACCATCACGCCGGAACTGAGAAATGAGGGCATCGCGAGGGAACTGGTCAACAGGATCCAGAACCTGCGAAAAGATTCCGGGTTTGAAGTCACTGACAAGATCCGGGTACAGCTTGAAAGCGGAAATGAAATGCTCAGGGAAGCCGTGCAGGTAAATGCGGATTATATAAAATCTGAAACTTTAACTGAAACGATTTCCTTCATGGAAAGTTTACCTTCGGGCACCGAAATAGCATTCGACGATATCGAAACAAAAATATTAATTTCAAAATAA
- a CDS encoding lipoprotein signal peptidase, with protein sequence MSLRRAYLIIFLILLVDQISKIYIKTHFRLQEEVEVFSWFKIYFIENEGMAWGTKIPGDYGKLILTLFRILAIGGIGWWLWSAVKKHGSDYLIVAIALIFAGATGNIIDSIFYGLIFDSSHGNVATLFSPQPYGTLFHGDVVDMLYFPFFSAHWPQWMPVVGGQEFKFFNAIFNIADMAISTGVGILIVFNKKAFHKAD encoded by the coding sequence ATGTCTTTAAGAAGAGCCTATCTCATCATTTTCCTGATACTTTTAGTGGATCAGATCTCGAAAATCTACATCAAGACGCATTTCCGTTTACAGGAAGAGGTCGAGGTTTTCAGTTGGTTCAAAATCTATTTTATCGAAAATGAAGGTATGGCGTGGGGAACCAAGATTCCCGGCGACTACGGCAAACTGATCCTCACACTATTCCGCATCCTGGCCATCGGGGGGATCGGCTGGTGGTTGTGGAGTGCCGTAAAAAAACACGGATCGGATTACCTGATCGTGGCCATTGCATTGATTTTTGCCGGAGCCACCGGAAACATCATCGACTCTATCTTTTACGGGCTGATTTTTGACAGCAGCCATGGCAACGTCGCGACGCTGTTCTCGCCCCAGCCCTACGGCACACTGTTTCACGGGGATGTCGTCGACATGTTGTATTTCCCGTTCTTCAGCGCACACTGGCCGCAGTGGATGCCTGTGGTCGGCGGACAGGAGTTTAAATTCTTCAATGCCATTTTCAATATTGCCGATATGGCCATTTCGACCGGGGTGGGGATTTTGATTGTATTCAACAAGAAGGCATTTCACAAAGCGGATTAA